The segment AACAGTAATTATCTCAACATGCTCCACACCATAATTAGCATAAGCCTGTAAAGTACCTGTATTAACTGCTCTTGCATGTTCAGTACGGGCAATCATCCTTGCTCTTGCACGAGGAGAAATCAACCGGACAACTTCACCTTTTTTATTTCGTATTGGTAGAGGTTTGATTCCAAGGTTTAATATTTCACGTGTGGTTACATCGGCACCATGACCTGCTGCAACAGTATTAAATATTGTCTCTTGAATACCCTCAAACAATTGATTATTCAAATCTCTTATCAAATCAAAATTATACTGAGTCACATGAAACAATGCTTTTTTATCTGCAGGAGTATACAGTAACTTTTTATGAATGTCTCTGTAACCCAACTGTGAACCAACCTTGTAAAATTTTTCAATCAGATCATCACTATCACTTGCATTATAATCAATAATGTCACGAAGTTGTTGTCTGATTCCGGACTCCTGGAAGAATTCCCTTATCTCACTTTGTTGAGTATTGAAAAATTTCTTAGCTTCATCTGTACCTAACCATTCAGCAGCAGTTAGCATTTGATTATCCAAACCAGATAATAATCTGCGAAGATATTCTTGCTCTCCACGACTTAACTTT is part of the uncultured Methanobrevibacter sp. genome and harbors:
- a CDS encoding minor capsid protein; translated protein: MIPNITDLHIPNDKKLSRGEQEYLRRLLSGLDNQMLTAAEWLGTDEAKKFFNTQQSEIREFFQESGIRQQLRDIIDYNASDSDDLIEKFYKVGSQLGYRDIHKKLLYTPADKKALFHVTQYNFDLIRDLNNQLFEGIQETIFNTVAAGHGADVTTREILNLGIKPLPIRNKKGEVVRLISPRARARMIARTEHARAVNTGTLQAYANYGVEHVEIITVGDSHVCDICLDLADNNPYTLQEAMLLLPAHPNCRCSYGPVVETPLYFPEDNPVIIDLTQRMTLPNATA